Within the Salvia hispanica cultivar TCC Black 2014 chromosome 4, UniMelb_Shisp_WGS_1.0, whole genome shotgun sequence genome, the region GGGCCCACTGGATCTAATCAACAGTTGTCCCCACTTTTAATTTCGTTTTATCACATTAAATTCCTCACCTCGCACCAATGGTtcagatatttttttaataaatgggGATTTCTTGTCATTTTCCATCCTGTTTTTGATTGTATGTATTTTGGAGACATCTTTAATTCTTTAGCTTACATTCGCCCACTACTTCCCGtgtcaaaatttaattgaattgttTTAAATGATTATCCCAATTTTTTTGGCATCAACGCCTATCTCCGAATTAAATCTACAATTAGTAACTACTCCTATAGTAATGACagaaaattgtttaattgtataatttaatactgGTTTCGACAGATAGAAACatgctcttttttttatagaaaaattagCAATGCGTTGAAATTGAAAGAGTTCGGTGTGATTAATTGAAGTGTTGAAGACAAATTTAGACAAAGTAGCTATACAATCTAAAGAGGATTCCTACTCCATTGCATTGCACCTTCCTTTGCTTTTCTGCCATCTTATCTATTAGATCTTGATTTGTCCTATCTTTTTGTGTCGATTAAGCTTCGGTACTTGTGCAAGTCTTGGGCAAACAATTCCATAAATCAAACGAAGATCCACGTCATTTGGTATCACCACTCATTTGTTCTTGTTGTTATAAGTGATAGGCCCAACTGTCTTTTGTTTTCCTTGTTTATCCTGTGTTTGTTTTGTGATCGGATTCATCAATTGTTGTTTGATGTAGCCGAAATTTGTTATGCTTGATCTCTGATGTACGTTGATGTGATTAGTTAATTGTTCGTTTAAAAATATGTGACCTGTTTATGGTATATCAGAGAAGAATccttagaccatctccaatcaCACTCAAATCTCATTTTTGCTCTAGAAAACTTCACCAATCATATTGCAAACTCAAACTcagttttgcattttttttccaaaacaacACAAATATGAATGTGCACTGTAGCTACTGCAAAAATCTATGagacaataaaaaatggtgtcaaatttgagtttagtataaataattgaagtaaaattattttttgatgtaACATACACTTAAAAAAATGAGCTTGTGTTTGATACATGGTTGGAGATGTTTTTTAGTTGGGAAATGTGAGTGTGGGAAATATTTACTCATACTCTATACTTGTTATTGGAGTCCCTTTCAGAATTTCATCCAATATGGATACTGGAAATGCCTTTACAAAATTCCTCAAGgtcatcaaaattcaaaaaattctcACCATTTTTTTGTCTCCTACTTAATCTACTTTTTATCTCTATCAATCGTGATGTCAACATATGAGACTATTTTGGTgaacaaatggagtagtactattataatatGAGTAGATCAAATCACATACTAAGTATTGTGGGCTGACCAAAGAGTATACCTTTAAGACCAACCCAAAAAGCTCAAACCGAGCCCGCCTTCGATGCCTCTATATTGATTATAGAATGTTAGCAACAAGTGCGAGTAGATTCATACAGTATAAAAACTAGAGAATAGAGTTGGTAAATGCAAAATTAACCACAGAATTGACAACCACTGCCAACAATAGCTTTTGAAAAAGCACatctttatttcaaatattacttTGAATGTTTCGTTCATATCGTCATCCTCCAGCAAAGTAAAAAGGCTCTGGTGAAGGATAATGAAAGTTGCCTAACAATTGTTACACTTAATTCTGTTCAATCACTCAGCTAATCATTCCGAAAAAATTGCCATTAGAGGTTGTGGAAAAAGAgtaaaaacctaaaaaatgTAGAACTCTGTGAGGGTAGATTAGTTACATGTATGTCTTGTTCCTGCAAATGTCGCTGGAGTAGCATCACTCAGCTTCATGCTTGAAGGAGGTAGAGCAATATATAGATCATGAGACTGAAGGCCGAACATAAAGGCACCTGGAGCAGATTCATCAGGCAAACCAGCCAAAGAGCTGGGGCGGGGTTAACAATCGACCAGTTATCTTCTAGTCGTGCATCTCTTGGAAGTTCTACAGCGACTACAGCATTTAACTGAACAAACATGCGTGTATGTATGTGATATAAGCCACGAGACATCACgtcaaaagaaataaaattcacattCCAAGAGTCTTACTAGTGTGACACCATATTAGACTTGTGATATATTTTCAAGACTTCTAACATAAATGTAGCAAATCATTCAACATGGAAAAGTTCTCTAATTCTAAATGACCAGTTCCCCATTCATTGATTCTCTTGATAATAGATGCACTATTTTTCACATGTTAAAATGTTTTTACTAATTAGTAGCAGCAAAAGAAAGAATCAAACTGAATACGTAAGAACTTCTGCAAGCTATATACACTTTACTTCATTTGGCCGTAATCAGGCAGGGTTTTGGTGCATTTGAATCTCTTGGAGCAGAAGCAATCGGGCCCGATTGATAGCAGCAAAACACAAGAACAAATGCTCCTCCAGATCCACAAGCTGTTGGACAAAATTAGGGCGGTTTCTGTGGAGCTGCTTCAGTATCTCTTGAATGCTATACTtgtctcttcctctctctagCCCAAGATGAATAAGAAGTTTGTCGTTTTCAACTGCTGCACACAGACGGGCTACCAGGCGATCAATGGTGTCCAGATCGTTCCGAAGGACATAAGCACCCTTGGCAGCAGCATCAAGCTGAGCTAGATggatattttctttcttagtCATATTTGAAGGGAGAATGGCATGGCATATGGGGCATGCGACAAGGGCAACGAGAGCATGAGTAGCTATAGCCACCGCTGACATAACCACACCCACAGTGGCAGCTATCAAGCAAATCGCAGATCCTCTTGAGCAGCGACGTATTAGGTGAAGTCTCGATTGTGACTTTTTGAGATGATGGTCAAGCTCTTCTCTGAGCTGGGTCAAGCGCTGACGCGTATTAGTGAAGCTGTGTGAGTCGGTGGATAGGAAGGGATTCTCAGCGCAGTCAAATTGGAGAAACGCGTTAAATGCTAAATCACACTGGGAAGGAGAGAGGGAATAGTAGTCAGAGTGGATATCTACTGGAAGTTCATCGAGAAGGTTATGCATAGGGGTGTAGAGGAGTCGAGTATTACGGATCCTCTGATAGAGGAGAAGGTATAGACGGGAGCTGTGCTCACTATGATCAAAGTAGGTTGCGGCAAGATGAGTAAGAGAGTTAGGCTTAATAAGTGAGAGTGCTTCCTGAAGACCCTCACGGCTTGGTCGAAGAATATGTTCCAACAGCTGAGGCTCCTCAAAGACATCCACACGTCCTACACTTTGGTCGAGAGGACCACTGTAGAATTTTCTTCGGATCTCACTATAAGAACTGGTTTGAACCGCTAGGTAGTATTCTCGAGAAAGGTTAACAGTTGGAGAGAGGTGGACACTTGATGTCGGCGTATTATCTGCAGAATATGCTGCATTAGTTTACATATTTATGGGCTGAAATAACAGTTCTCTTTCCTCAGAAGCTTACCTTGTGAAGCAGGGGCTGAATTACAACTGTTTGTTGATAAAGGAGGGGGAGGCTTCGGACAGGATGTCGATGTTTCTTGTCCTGTCATGTGGGATAACCAGCAAGGACCAAAACCATATCTACATAAACACAGACGTTTCGTAGTCCACAGGGGCACATGTGACCTGCATATTCTTGCAATGTCATAAAAAAAGAGACGAGAGAGCAACAGAACCCGATAAGTCGAGATCACTGCTTTGTAATACCTTACATTACAGCAAGTTATCTCCAGAAAGCAATTACAAATCcattcttttcaatttcaacaGCAAGCATTCATTTGTTGAAGCAACAAACATAAGCATGACTAGGAAAATGCATAGAGAAACTACATCTTCATTCCTAATCAATTCAAAACATCTTTGAATTAATCACAAGAAAACATCATACACTCCAATAACAAAACCTACAAATAATGAACCAAATAACAAACATACCATGTTTATGGAAGAGGAAAGATACAGACAAGATTCTAGGGCTCTCTTAAAGGGCTCCTCAAGGGCTTTTGAGGCACTAAAGAGAATGAACAATCTTGGGCAATCAAAAGTACTAATACGTCATGAAAAGTGCTGCCAACTAAAGACGGAATCTTTTACCGTTGAGGAAAATATCCAAATCCAGATGATTAATTGTATCAGAACTGaagaacaaaataaagttgaacaAAAATGCAAGCAACATAACAATTCTAGTAAGTAATAGTAACACATTAAAGAGCCGCACACGGATACTCTTTgttaaaattgcaaaatgttATCAAGACCCAAATCCTTTTCAGGATTATAACAAATTTCTACACACATAACtataaatttcaagaaaaattaaatctttagAACTACCCTAAAGCGTTATAACATAAAGGAAAAGCCAGCAAATGGAACAATCAGCTAAATTGCTGCTAAAACCACAATATATAGCCAAgaaaaaacaagcaaaaaacgctaataacaaaaaaaaaaaaaaaaagttcatgCAAAACCCAAATAAGATACAAGAAAAAATCGCACTTCACCATTTACAATCGTGTGAGAANNNNNNNNNNNNNNNNNNNNNNNNNNNNNNNNNNNNNNNNNNNNNNNNNNNNNNNNNNNNNNNNNNNNNNNNNNNNNNNNNNNNNNNNNNNNNNNNNNNNCTTTGAATTAATCACAAGAAAACATCATACACTCCAATAACAAAACCTACAAATAATGAACCAAATAACAAACATACCATGTTTATGGAAGAGGAAAGATACAGACAAGATTCTAGGGCTCTCTTAAAGGGCTCCTCAAGGGCTTTTGAGGCACTAAAGAGAATGAACAATCTTGGGCAATCAAAAGTACTAATACGTCATGAAAAGTGCTGCCAACTAAAGACGGAATCTTTTACCGTTGAGGAAAATATCCAAATCCAGATGATTAATTGTATCAGAACTGaagaacaaaataaagttgaacaAAAATGCAAGCAACATAACAATTCTAGTAAGTAATAGTAACACATTAAAGAGCCGCACACGGATACTCTTTgttaaaattgcaaaatgttATCAAGACCCAAATCCTTTTCAGGATTATAACAAATTTCTACACACATAACtataaatttcaagaaaaattaaatctttagAACTACCCTAAAGCGTTATAACATAAAGGAAAAGCCAGCAAATGGAACAATCAGCTAAATTGCTGCTAAAACCACAATATATAGCCAAgaaaaaacaagcaaaaaacgctaataacaaaaaaaaaaaaaaaaagttcatgCAAAACCCAAATAAGATACAAGAAAAAATCGCACTTCACCATTTACAATCGTGTGAGAAAAACACTAAATTACACACCTTTGGGAAAAATCGAAGCATTCAAGGTTGTGCGGTGACTGAACATTAAGGGAATTGAATTCCTGAACTCCTGAAGCTTGGAGTCGACGAGTTGTGTATACGCGTAAAATTAGTCTTATTTCTTAGGGAGAAATTTTGTAAGGCGGGCTTCGCCTAATTCCTTTATGGGCCACTAAATCGGGCTTTCAGAAGCCCAGTTAAGGATACATGAGCTCAATAACTAATTTCCATATATGTACGTCGGGTTGTGATCAACGTTGAACCCTTCTTAAAAATCGAACTAGAGATCAAATTAGAGTCCtctattttcttaatcttgtggtaaggataaatttacaattaatttaatattttatttaataaaaacttttttttaattttttttatttaataaaaacttgttggagtaaataatgaactatattaactaaataatgaactaaatgaacaTATgttatacaataattttgacatgttaTTGAAATACATTAATGATGCAACAAATTTTAGTGTTAAAACGTTAAACGGtagtaatgaactatattcaataaataatgaaccaAATGAATGTtagtaatgaagtaaatatgacattttattgaaatactaTATTAACTGTGTTAAACGTCAAGCAATAGTaatgaacttattacttcattcagtcatactattacttcattccattagtttattactccctccgccccggctaagatgacacattccttagccgacacgagattttaggagtattggttaaaatgtttaattggagagagaaaaagtgggtgtaagtattaaagtagagagataaaaaaagatggatattttaataggagtgagaaaaagtggttgagtgtattaattggagagagaaaggttccaaaaaaggaaatgagtcatctttgttggaacaaactaaaaaggaaaacgtgtcatcttaagtgggacggagggagtacttcataatgtgttatgacaaaATTATAACTTCATCAACATTGACAAACATCATAATAAAgcataaatactccattttgaAAACACTTCACACAGTCTAGTCgctttaaattttgtaaaaaaggttcaaattcaaagtggaatgaagtaataatctaTTGGAATgatgtaattaattatggaatgaagtaataaatctactggatgaagtaataaactataaatgtaatttgacaaaaataccATCGGTTGAAGTAATTTGGCTACCTAAtgaatgcaaaaattttcacTACATCATCTCATCGCATCGCATCCGttaaaaactagatctaaggGCCCTAATTTGATCTCTACTTCAGTCTTTAAGACTAAACTTGTGAATAACGGGACTCTATGTCCATCAGTCCATGTACAGACCAGATTCATGCATAAATCACATGATTCAACAGAAATGATCCCCTACTGTGTACAATAGGGGTTGTGCTTCAAAACATATTAGTTTGTGAATGAAACGCAGATAagctttcttttattttattttttttttctttttctttttattaacttGTGTGTGTAGAAATGGCAGCAGGTGCTGCGCATAGCAGATGATCTATTTCTCATGATTCAACTATACAGTTGAAATTTACCATTTTGTAGGTCAAACTGCCAGAAAATAAACTAGGAATCAGGAAGATAATGAAGATTAACGAATCCATTCATTATTGAATGCTAGCAGATTCTAAATTCGAATGATCAAGGCAactattttgtgtgtttttttcaGTTAAGATTCGGAAATTtagtgataaaataataagtgtattatatattaaatttaaaagttattaaatcaattaaaaaggGTAACAAtgttaattattatagtatttatggtagttaaaattaattaagtaatactcgcacaatattaaattcacataatttttctcgatttaaattatttttctatgaaactatatccaattaaaaataatttttaagaatttaaatgaaattctaATTGCATCTATTCGGATGGTGATCGGATAATGAAATTGGATAAGTTTTATCTGaattttagtagtatattttaataagcaCTTTAATATCATATTGATGTGTAATTTTTCGAACTTTACATTACTGAATTAATAACAcacaaatatatcaaaaagCTCTAAAATTACAACCTTTCTGCAAGAGTACAAATGTAGTTGTAGTAAAAGAGTGTCGAACCACAGTGAGGCGTATGATTATTTAACAAGGTTTGACAAgattaataaactaaatttaaaaaactaaagtACGAAAATAGAGAAACTCAAGAGATAAAGAACATTGCTCCTAACAACATTCGGATGAATTACTATTGTATTGATTCTATATTCAAGTTCATAAGCTATTGAGAACGATGTATCAATTTTACACTCTAAAAGTACTGAACATACTTAAagaattatagtactagtgCTAGCTGAACACATAGCCAAAAGTACCTACTCATTAGACAATTATTCCCGCGGAAGCGCAGTAAATACTAGACTAACTTctcaaaaccaacaaatattATGGTTAGCTAAAACACTTAACACATAACATCTTCTCATCAAACTAAACTCTCACGGAAACGTAGTAAGTATCAATGAAgaattttttacataaatattcACTTATGCATTTATCTCTGAACAAGGTaaaattcataagtttttCATCTATGTTGTCATCCAAATTCCAAGTTAAAGAGACATTAGAAAGAGGCAAATAACATACTACATTAGATGCATCAAAACATagcatatataaaatgcaaactatAGACGAAAACCAAAGCGaatgattaaatatagaaTCTCTACAATCAATTCATTCTACTAGTGTTAGGAGCAATGAGAACAAACTAGCCACACATgctaaagaagaaaaacctTAAGATTAATGGTATTCTCCGATAGTCGATGATAGACGGTCTCCGAGATGATGAAGATTGGATGACGGATCCTCctcccttcttcttccttcttttctctctctagttTCCCGTCCAAAAACCGTCTGGAATATATCAATCACCCCCAAAAACTGCCTCAAAACTATTTTAAAACGGAACTCAGCAGTTACTGCGTCATCGTACCCGGCCGCGTGAATTATTAGGCATGAAAGCCCGACTGGGTGGCTCATTTTGAGCATATTCTGGACTCGCGACGCAGACTGACCAGTCTGTCAAATTGGACAGTCTGTCAATGACCGTGTTCTTCATCCAAGCTTCATTCCATGTCTCGTTTCACCATCCATTTCGCTtcctatattataaaacatatttttgcAAGCATCAAACCATACAAATCATGTAAAGTTATGGGAATAAAAATGTAACATGACAAtattattgtgttgatacACACGTGTAATTGTGTTGACAAACtcataaaatttctatatttaaatagaTGGATGATTCTACccatttgttgatattttatgtgctataaattaatatccGATAGCTTTAATATTGtccatttattttaagatCTATAAAATGCTATTTACACTTTAACATTACCCAAGACCTTAATGTAATATTCTCAGATTCTGCTTTTGTTTTAATCAACTCCTACATATATAAAGGTGATGTTAACGTGAAAATTCATATATAAAGGTGAGGTTACTGTAGAAACTCATTTTTCAGTTACCTATTTTCCACTTCTGTTGGCACATTTCATCAAATTTCACTTCAATAGTCTATTGACTCTATTCACACTACAGAACAGGACTTGTGTATAAGTAACACGTAACTACATATGTATGTTTGAATCATGTTCAAACGCAAATCTAACGTCCTTAAATTGCAAAAACGTATAAATCACACACTTGAACATTTACATGAACCACTAGTCTTATTCAGTCCTGACTATTCCTTCAGCTGAAAACGACTGCACATCTAATGAGTCCGAGCATGGCCATCCAAGTATGCCATAGCGACTGCAGCATGAAGAGACGCACCCACAGAGAGAGCACCCTCGTCTAATATGAAGTGGGGCGAGTGCAACCCTTTGATTGACCGCATGCTTTCGTTTCTCACTCCAATCATGAAGAAACCGTcaccgaaccgccggttccggacggttccgaaccgccggttaaccggcggtttcACGGTTCCGGCGACGTTTTCGAGGCGGCCAGCTATCGGTAGGATGGTCGGCTTTTTCAGGCGGTTTTGCAGGCGGTTTTTTAccaaaaccgccggttaaccgtgaaaaccggcggttaaccgccaaaccggcggttttcggTTTTGGCGCGGAACACAAGGCTGACACGTTGCAGCTTCGATGGGATGTTTGAGTGCAGGTGGTCAGACGGTTTGTTGaccaaaccggcggtttcgggtgtaaaaccggcggttaaccggcggttccggcggttaaccggcggttccggcgGTTTTTGAccgttttaattttttttttttttttttttttttaaattcgaattttgaattcaatttcagATTTCCCCccaaatttttatctataaatacccccctCTATCCTCACTTACATTTACCCCACTCTTGTGTTAATAAGAgtttctctcttcaatctcccaattctctctctttgtcTCCCATTTCTCATTGTGCTATTTGTGCTTTCATTTGAATTATTCAAGTGCTACTCTTATATTACGCATTGTTATACTTGATCTATAGTTCTATAAGTTGTCTTTCTCAATtgctaaaacaaaaaaaaaattataagtccATATTTCTACTATAATTCCATAAACTATCAAGATGTCTTCATCCCGAGAAGGTCGTATTGATAAGGGAAAAGGAAAGTCCAAGAGGCCAAGTCGAAAATCCGTTATTGATGAGATTTCTCAAAGGAACATGGATATGTGGCAggttaatatttattatctactaatattattaattatgaattacatTACATTATTGTTCATAATGTTATTTGATACTTTCgctacaaatattattttgtagaatCGAGAAGAGCAAGATATGGCCAATGCTATTGCTCTCTCCCGCTCTCAATCCCAAGGCGGACGTGGATATGGAGGCGATGCTTATGttggtagtggtagtggtgcTCCCGGTCCCGGTGCCTATTCTCAACAAATTCCAACCCCGGTGAATCTTGATGACGACGATGATgacgaggaggaagaggaagaggaggaggcggaAGAGGAACAACAACAAGAAATGCCACCCCCACCCCCACCACCAAGGAGTCGTCGTGGTCGTGGTCGTGGTCGTGGAcatcctcctcctcaaccTCCTAAACCAGTTGAAAGGACTTTAACCTCAGATATCATGGTCAAACATTTCAAGAAGGTACGAGATAGTACCGATCCGAACACTTTTAATGTGTATTGCAACTATTGTGAAAACGTATACACATTACGAAAGAGTGGAGGATATGGTACATTTACCCGTCACATG harbors:
- the LOC125217870 gene encoding UPF0496 protein At3g19330-like, with the translated sequence MTGQETSTSCPKPPPPLSTNSCNSAPASQDNTPTSSVHLSPTVNLSREYYLAVQTSSYSEIRRKFYSGPLDQSVGRVDVFEEPQLLEHILRPSREGLQEALSLIKPNSLTHLAATYFDHSEHSSRLYLLLYQRIRNTRLLYTPMHNLLDELPVDIHSDYYSLSPSQCDLAFNAFLQFDCAENPFLSTDSHSFTNTRQRLTQLREELDHHLKKSQSRLHLIRRCSRGSAICLIAATVGVVMSAVAIATHALVALVACPICHAILPSNMTKKENIHLAQLDAAAKGAYVLRNDLDTIDRLVARLCAAVENDKLLIHLGLERGRDKYSIQEILKQLHRNRPNFVQQLVDLEEHLFLCFAAINRARLLLLQEIQMHQNPA